In Thermoflexus hugenholtzii JAD2, a genomic segment contains:
- a CDS encoding LacI family DNA-binding transcriptional regulator — translation MRVTIKDIARAAGVSHTTVSRALRGSEEIRPETRARIQAIAEAMGYRPNPVARALQGRRTQTLGVVVTRLSDPFHTEVVQGIEMVAQARGYGILLSLSHEDPEKERAIVELLAAKQVDGIIVAASRLGSRYLPMLEALRIPIVLINSHQTGPYIYSVATDNVHGGYLAAAYLIRLGHRAIAYIGSRRGGRSNQDRYRGYRQALREAGLSVRPEWIVKGDGRVEGGEAAMRRLLEADPRPTAVFCYNDLTAIGALKAALRAGLRVPGDLSIIGFDGLEEGTYVTPTLTTVAQPRRQLGRLAAEMLLEILEGRPSPKHILLQGTLIERESCGPPL, via the coding sequence ATGCGCGTGACGATCAAGGACATCGCCCGGGCGGCGGGGGTGAGCCACACCACGGTCTCCCGGGCCCTGCGGGGCAGCGAGGAGATCCGCCCGGAGACCCGGGCGCGGATCCAGGCGATCGCCGAGGCCATGGGCTACCGGCCGAACCCCGTGGCCCGGGCCCTCCAGGGCCGCCGCACCCAGACCCTTGGCGTGGTGGTCACCCGCCTCAGCGACCCCTTCCATACGGAGGTGGTCCAGGGCATCGAGATGGTCGCCCAGGCCCGCGGCTACGGGATCCTCCTCAGCCTCTCCCACGAGGACCCGGAGAAGGAGCGCGCCATCGTGGAGCTCTTGGCGGCCAAGCAGGTGGACGGCATCATCGTGGCCGCCTCCCGCCTGGGCAGCCGCTACCTCCCCATGCTGGAGGCCCTGCGGATCCCTATCGTGCTGATCAACAGCCACCAGACCGGTCCCTACATCTACTCGGTGGCCACCGACAACGTCCACGGCGGCTACCTGGCCGCGGCTTACCTGATCCGCCTGGGCCACCGGGCCATCGCCTACATCGGCAGCCGCCGGGGCGGCCGCAGCAACCAGGACCGTTACCGCGGCTACCGGCAGGCGTTGCGGGAGGCCGGGCTATCCGTCCGCCCGGAATGGATAGTGAAAGGGGACGGGCGGGTGGAGGGCGGGGAGGCGGCCATGCGCCGGCTGTTGGAGGCCGATCCCCGCCCCACGGCGGTGTTCTGCTACAACGACCTCACGGCCATCGGCGCCCTGAAGGCGGCGCTGCGGGCCGGCCTGCGGGTGCCCGGGGACCTCTCCATCATCGGCTTCGATGGGCTGGAGGAAGGCACATACGTGACCCCGACGCTGACCACCGTGGCCCAGCCCCGCCGGCAGCTGGGGCGGCTGGCGGCGGAGATGCTGCTCGAGATCCTGGAGGGCCGTCCCTCCCCGAAACATATCCTGCTCCAGGGGACGCTGATCGAGCGCGAAT
- a CDS encoding cytosine permease, with translation MPISWMPLVADYNRFARRAGPAFWGTYIGYFIANVWFYGLGAWLLLTAQTHDLVQAIGVLAIGWIVLPIILVDETDNAFADIYSAAVSLQNIWPRVRQALFAVLIGAICLILALTVPLAQYENFLLLIGTFFVPLFGVLAADYFVLRRSYTEADLYQPLTFRWEGVIAWALGVVTYQALTHLAPSIGATFPAFGVSFLAYLGIAGALRGIGRVRPERA, from the coding sequence ATGCCCATCTCCTGGATGCCCCTGGTGGCGGATTACAACCGCTTCGCCCGGCGGGCCGGCCCCGCCTTCTGGGGCACCTACATCGGGTATTTCATCGCCAACGTCTGGTTCTACGGCCTCGGCGCCTGGCTCCTCCTGACCGCCCAGACCCACGACCTCGTCCAGGCCATCGGGGTCTTGGCCATCGGCTGGATCGTGCTGCCCATCATCCTGGTGGACGAGACGGACAACGCCTTCGCGGACATCTATTCGGCGGCGGTCTCCCTGCAGAACATCTGGCCTCGGGTTCGGCAGGCCCTCTTCGCGGTCCTCATCGGCGCGATCTGCCTGATCCTAGCCCTCACGGTGCCCCTGGCCCAATATGAGAACTTCCTGCTCCTCATCGGCACCTTCTTCGTGCCCCTCTTCGGGGTCCTGGCGGCGGACTACTTCGTCCTCCGCCGGTCCTACACGGAGGCCGACCTGTATCAGCCCCTCACCTTCCGATGGGAGGGTGTGATTGCCTGGGCGCTGGGCGTGGTCACCTATCAGGCCCTCACCCATCTCGCCCCCTCCATCGGCGCCACCTTCCCCGCCTTCGGGGTTTCCTTCCTGGCTTACCTGGGGATCGCGGGGGCGCTCCGCGGGATCGGCCGCGTCCGGCCGGAGCGCGCGTGA
- a CDS encoding TenA family protein: MTRARALWEAHLDLVRRCEAHPFVQGIASGELPRERFVFYVEQDAFFLEAFARAYALGLAKAPDRETMDAFRELLQGVFEELRLHEGYAARWGANLRPEPAPATQAYTDFLLRVAALEPVGHLVAAMTPCMRLYAHLGTFLRPRTNPNSPYREWVETYSSAEFEALARRLEALLDRLPGEEKAQRALYRAALRFELAFFEAAWQATDRSG, from the coding sequence ATGACACGAGCCCGCGCGTTGTGGGAAGCCCATCTGGACCTGGTTCGGCGCTGCGAGGCGCATCCCTTCGTGCAGGGGATCGCCTCGGGGGAGCTGCCGCGGGAGCGTTTCGTCTTCTACGTGGAGCAGGACGCCTTCTTCCTGGAGGCCTTCGCCCGGGCTTACGCCCTGGGTTTGGCCAAGGCCCCGGATCGGGAGACGATGGACGCCTTCCGCGAGCTGCTCCAGGGCGTCTTTGAGGAGCTGCGGCTGCATGAGGGCTACGCCGCGCGCTGGGGGGCGAACCTCCGCCCGGAGCCGGCGCCGGCCACCCAAGCCTACACGGATTTCCTGCTGCGGGTGGCGGCCCTGGAGCCGGTGGGGCATCTGGTGGCGGCGATGACCCCGTGCATGCGCCTCTACGCCCATCTGGGAACCTTCCTCCGGCCGCGGACGAACCCGAACAGCCCCTACCGGGAGTGGGTGGAGACGTATTCCAGCGCGGAGTTCGAAGCGCTGGCCCGTCGCCTGGAGGCACTGTTGGACCGGCTGCCCGGCGAAGAGAAAGCGCAGCGCGCCCTTTACCGGGCCGCGCTGCGCTTCGAGCTGGCCTTCTTCGAGGCCGCTTGGCAGGCAACCGATCGCTCCGGGTGA
- the phnE gene encoding phosphonate ABC transporter, permease protein PhnE has translation MGMKAERMERRMTVGWAMGPWREFGFGLGMLAVLAALLYRMGFFEAGRLLQGGLNLARFAREMFPPDLGILPTIGGGLLETLEMALAGTLLGFLFSFPLGALGSRTLFPAAVVAAARLLMAAIRTVPSLLWAVLMVIVVGLGPLAGTLALAFYTVGYLAKLYAELFEGIDPEILEAMRGVGAKRRHLIRYVLWPESANAILSQLLFMLEYNIRASTVLGLVGAGGIGFYMQIYLSTMAYARLTTVLLTVLFLVLAMDGLSAWIRRRYLLNP, from the coding sequence ATGGGGATGAAGGCGGAGCGGATGGAGCGACGGATGACGGTGGGCTGGGCGATGGGCCCGTGGCGGGAGTTCGGGTTCGGGCTAGGGATGCTGGCGGTGCTGGCCGCGCTGCTTTACCGCATGGGCTTCTTTGAGGCCGGCCGTCTGCTCCAGGGCGGCCTGAACCTGGCCCGCTTCGCGCGGGAGATGTTCCCGCCGGACCTGGGGATCCTGCCGACGATCGGGGGGGGCCTGCTGGAGACCCTGGAGATGGCCCTGGCGGGGACGTTGCTGGGGTTCCTGTTTTCGTTCCCGCTGGGGGCTTTGGGCTCCCGCACCCTGTTCCCAGCCGCGGTGGTGGCCGCGGCCCGCCTGCTGATGGCCGCCATCCGCACCGTGCCCTCGCTCTTGTGGGCAGTGCTGATGGTCATCGTGGTCGGCCTGGGCCCCCTGGCCGGGACCCTGGCGCTGGCCTTCTACACGGTGGGTTACCTGGCCAAGCTCTACGCCGAGCTCTTCGAAGGGATCGACCCGGAGATCCTGGAGGCGATGCGCGGCGTGGGGGCGAAGCGCCGGCATCTGATCCGCTACGTGTTGTGGCCGGAGAGCGCCAACGCCATCCTCAGCCAGCTGCTCTTCATGCTGGAATACAACATCCGCGCCTCCACGGTGCTGGGCCTGGTGGGGGCGGGGGGCATCGGGTTCTACATGCAGATCTACCTCAGCACCATGGCCTACGCCCGCCTGACCACCGTGCTGCTCACCGTGCTGTTCCTGGTCCTGGCCATGGACGGCCTCAGCGCCTGGATCCGGCGGCGGTATCTGCTGAACCCGTAG